Genomic window (Spirosoma sp. KCTC 42546):
CCAGCTGATAATCCGCGGGGTACCGACAACGTACCAAAGTCGATGCCACCTGCACCAACGCCACCCGAGGTAGCGGTTGTACCGTTTACGTTCGGGTCAGCACCGGTGTAGTTTGTTAGCAGAAAGAGGTCGGTTCCGTTCACAAAAACACTGGCTTGCTTGAACACCTTCGATCGGCTTAGTAAGGCTGAGGGAAGTACATAACTGATCGTGACATCGCGTAAACGTAACCAGTTAATGTCTTTCTCAACAAACTCCGATTCGGGAATCGAACTGTAATAATCCGTCGAGCGTAGCGACGGAATCACCTGAATCGTGTTCGGTGTTGGCGTGTTGGAATCTTCTTTTCCATCGCGTAAAATACCTTTGAAAACTACCGGTGTATCACGATCAAGGGTTTTCTTGCTCAACCCGGAACGCCAGAGGTACATAGCCGTTCCATTGAATACGTCGCCCCCTTTACGGATGTCGAGCAGGAACGATAGACTCAGCGATTTGTACCGGAACGAGTTTGTTAAACCAATCGTAAAGTCTGGGTTACGATCACCAATGGGCAGGAAGTTGGCGTTCGTGATAGGTAATCCATTGGTTGGATTCACCAGAATATCGCCGTTTTTATTTCGGGCATAGCTATAGCCACCAATGGCCGTAGCTGACCCACTTCCGCGCTGGTAATAATTGAAATTATAGCTCCGATAGGCTACGTTGGTACTAGGGAAGTAGTCTTGTAGATTACTCACAAACGCACTGGAACGAGCGTTACCATAAAGCCAGGTATCTGAGTTGTAATATTCCGGTACGTCGGCCGGTAAATTCTTTACGTCAGTTTTTAGCTTCGAGAAGTTCAGAATCACATCCCACCCAAAATCGGCCTTCTTCACCGGCGATCCCTTTAGCTGAAGTTCGACACCCCGGTTATTAAAGGTGCCACCGTTGAGCAGACCGAAAATGAAGCCCGTTCCATAGCTAAGGCGCTGGGTAACAATTTGCTGCGATAAGGTCTTGTTGTAATACGCGAAGTCAAGCCCTAACCGCCCTCCGAAAAACATCAACTCCGTTCCAATTTCATAGCTTTCGCCACGCTCTGGTTTCAGGTTAGGGTTACTGCCGTAGAAATCATAGGCGAACCCCCCGCCGGTCGAGGTCTGTGGAACCAAAGTTGCAGCCACTTTATAGGGTGGTGCATCCCGGCCTGTTTGGCCGTAGCTGGCCCGGAACTTACCATAATAGAAGGTGTTCCCACGGGCTTTAAGCGCTGGCAGATCGGAGAAGTTAAAGGCTAATGAAGCCGCCGGGTAGAAGAAACTCCGGTTGGCAGCGGGGAGCGTACTCGACCAGTCATTCCGGCCGGTCAGGGTCAGAATCAATAACTCGTCGTAGTTCAATGTCAAGCTTCCCAGCACACTTTGCAGGCGTTGTTGCGTCTGGGTGTATTTGTTGCGCTGGGTCGTTGGGTCCGTGTTGTTGGTCGAATTGAAATCGGGCAGATACAGTTTCTCCCCGTAGGCCGTCGTCACCTTATAATTGCGGTCGTCGATGGTGGTACCAAGCAGTAAAGACGTATTCAGCTTGCCAAAATTTTTCTTGACCGTAGCCAACAGATTACCATTCAGCAACTGGCTGTTTTCCAGTGCATTTTCAACCGAGCCCTTCGTAGAAAAACCACCCAGTGTAACATCCGTTCCCTGCCACGATTCAGGACTCAGGAACAGATTGCTCTGGGTTGAGTACAAATCAGCGCCGAAGCGTCCAGTCAGGTTCAGCCAGGGTGTCGGGTTGTAGTTCAACTGAAAGTTGGTGATAGTCCGGTTGGTAACGTCACCACTTTTGTTCTTATTAACTGAGAAGAACGGGTTGTCCGTTTCGCCCTGGTTAATGCTACCGCCCAAGATCCGGCGCGTACCATCCGGATTGAGGTAGTTCGTGATGTCGTCGTTGGCAGGCCAGGCAAGTAAACTAATCACAAACCCATAATTTCCCCGGATGGCTTTCGTCACCTGCGAATTCACGTAGTTAAACGAAGTCATCACGTCTAGTTTTGGGCTAATACGAGCCGTACCCGTTAACCGTACCGACAATCGTTTATAGCCCGTAGTGGGGACAACACCGGTTTGGTTGGTGTAGTTGGTTGATAAGCGATACGTGGCTATATCACTGCCGCCTTCAAAACCGAGGTTATGCACCTGGGTAAATCCTTTCTGGAAAAAGCTGTGAATATTGTCGTAGAGAGGGGCGTCTGCTGCGTACTTAGGCCCGAAATAGGCGGGAATCGTAGCCGCACTTGGATTGGCGTAACCCAGGGCACCACGCCCATAGACCGTTTGTACTTCTGGAAAGCGATAGACTTCTGTACTCTGAAAGCGATTGTCATAGCTCACACGAGCAGCTCCTTTGCTGCCTTTCTTAGTCGTGATAACAATAGCTCCCGATGAGGCATCAATCCCATACAGAGCCGCAGCTTCGGGGCCTTTCAGTACCGTAATACTTTCAATGTCGTTCGGGTTAATGTCGGCAGCCCGGTTCAGGTAATCATTGTCGCGGTTAGGGCGATTAGACACCAGCGCACCCTGATTGAACGTACGGTTATCAATGGGCAACCCATCGACAACAAATAGGGGCTGGTTATTGCCACCAATCGAACTGGCACCGCGTAACTGAATCATGGCCGATGATCCTGGTGTTCCCGAGGTGGTGGTCATGGTTAGCCCTGCCACGCGTCCCTGCATGCCAACCAGGAAGTTATCACGCTGCGCGTTGGAAATGTCGGAGCCTTTTACTTCACCTACCGAGTAGCCTAACGCTCGTTTCTCCTGACGAATACCAAGCGCTGTGACAACCACCTCGTTCAGTTCAGATTCTGACTCGACTAATGTAACATCAACCTGGCTTTTTGAACCGACCTCAATGGTTTGAGCAACCATACCAATCAGGCTGATTACCAGGCTTGCATTAGGGCCAACAGAGAGTTTATAATTTCCGGCGCCGTCGGTGGTGGTACCACGAGTGGTGCCTTTTAACTGCACGTTTGCGCCGGGTAGGGCACTGCCGTCTTTGGCTAAGGTAACCTTCCCGGTTATAACCCGATCCTGGGCATACACCTTAGGTAGCATTAGCAAACCGAGCAACAGCAGGAAGCTACTGCGTACAAGTAATTGCATAAGCAGATACGTTTTAGAATGAGTGATGAAATGAATTAAAAGGGCATTAAACGGGCAAAGAAACAAAAATATAGGCTAACTAGGATAAGTGAATTTCTATAAAAAGAAAAAAAGCAAAGGGGGCTAAAATGGGCTATTACTTAGTTGGCTGATAATGAGTTTTGTGAAATTCTAGGTAGATAGAGGCCGAACTCACAGAGATATTGATTGGCTATAGAATGTTACCCGATTGATAGAAGGAACTATAGTATGAGCGATCGAATGCACTTTCTGGTGTACATCCGTTAAATTCTAATGGATCCTTCTGGTTCTATTTTATTAATAATCAGCGATGAAAACGCCAGTAGGATTACTAGAAGTTAAAGCAGAAAGGACTGATGCTACTTGCTTAAGGCCTTTGGTACACTGGCCGGGTAAATGGCGGCAGAAGGAGAATATGAAACGAATTTTCGTCGCCAAGTAAGACGGCCCGGCGGAGGTCATTTTCGGCCTGGGGAAGTTGGCGAAGCTGAATGCGCGCTAAGGCCCGCCAGCGGTACGCATCAGGCTGTTCATCTCGATAAAACCAGACGGCCTTATCAAACTCACGGAATGCCTGCTGAAACTCGTTGGTATAATAAAGCGCAATACCCCGATCCAGATAGCACTCAGCCAGGGTATTGTCACGGCTGATGGCTTCAGTCAAGTCGTAGATGGCGGAATAGTAATTCTCCTGGGCAAGCTGGCATTTACCCCTATAGGCGTAAGCAATAGCCGACTTGGGATACTGCCGAACAGCATCGTCGAAATAAGAATAAGCTTCTGTACTATTTCGATTTTGAACCAGTTCAATCCCTTTTTTAAACCGTTTTCGGTCTTTATCCGATACGGTATCATGGTCGACCATGAAATACCGGATGGTTAGGTAAATGCCGAAAAGTAGCCCTAATCCTACAACTTCCATATCTCAGTCTGGGTTTTCTCCCCTTGCGAATTTAAGTCTTTTAGGTAGTTTGAACAAGCAATACGCTCAGATCAGGCCTATTTGTAAAGCCTTCGGCAAACTTTTTTTGACCAGTTCATACGAATGGTCAATCCATTCCTGCACGTCTGCCGTTCGCACGCGGCCATCAATCGTAATGGTGTTCCAATGGGTCTTGTTCATGTGGTAACCGGGTGTTACAGCACTATGTTCTTCCCGAAGTTGAACAGCCCGTTCAGGATCACATTTTAAGTTAATTGTGGTGGGCTGACTCTCTGTAGCCAGCAGGGCAAACATCTTGCCG
Coding sequences:
- a CDS encoding tetratricopeptide repeat protein; this encodes MEVVGLGLLFGIYLTIRYFMVDHDTVSDKDRKRFKKGIELVQNRNSTEAYSYFDDAVRQYPKSAIAYAYRGKCQLAQENYYSAIYDLTEAISRDNTLAECYLDRGIALYYTNEFQQAFREFDKAVWFYRDEQPDAYRWRALARIQLRQLPQAENDLRRAVLLGDENSFHILLLPPFTRPVYQRP
- a CDS encoding SusC/RagA family TonB-linked outer membrane protein: MQLLVRSSFLLLLGLLMLPKVYAQDRVITGKVTLAKDGSALPGANVQLKGTTRGTTTDGAGNYKLSVGPNASLVISLIGMVAQTIEVGSKSQVDVTLVESESELNEVVVTALGIRQEKRALGYSVGEVKGSDISNAQRDNFLVGMQGRVAGLTMTTTSGTPGSSAMIQLRGASSIGGNNQPLFVVDGLPIDNRTFNQGALVSNRPNRDNDYLNRAADINPNDIESITVLKGPEAAALYGIDASSGAIVITTKKGSKGAARVSYDNRFQSTEVYRFPEVQTVYGRGALGYANPSAATIPAYFGPKYAADAPLYDNIHSFFQKGFTQVHNLGFEGGSDIATYRLSTNYTNQTGVVPTTGYKRLSVRLTGTARISPKLDVMTSFNYVNSQVTKAIRGNYGFVISLLAWPANDDITNYLNPDGTRRILGGSINQGETDNPFFSVNKNKSGDVTNRTITNFQLNYNPTPWLNLTGRFGADLYSTQSNLFLSPESWQGTDVTLGGFSTKGSVENALENSQLLNGNLLATVKKNFGKLNTSLLLGTTIDDRNYKVTTAYGEKLYLPDFNSTNNTDPTTQRNKYTQTQQRLQSVLGSLTLNYDELLILTLTGRNDWSSTLPAANRSFFYPAASLAFNFSDLPALKARGNTFYYGKFRASYGQTGRDAPPYKVAATLVPQTSTGGGFAYDFYGSNPNLKPERGESYEIGTELMFFGGRLGLDFAYYNKTLSQQIVTQRLSYGTGFIFGLLNGGTFNNRGVELQLKGSPVKKADFGWDVILNFSKLKTDVKNLPADVPEYYNSDTWLYGNARSSAFVSNLQDYFPSTNVAYRSYNFNYYQRGSGSATAIGGYSYARNKNGDILVNPTNGLPITNANFLPIGDRNPDFTIGLTNSFRYKSLSLSFLLDIRKGGDVFNGTAMYLWRSGLSKKTLDRDTPVVFKGILRDGKEDSNTPTPNTIQVIPSLRSTDYYSSIPESEFVEKDINWLRLRDVTISYVLPSALLSRSKVFKQASVFVNGTDLFLLTNYTGADPNVNGTTATSGGVGAGGIDFGTLSVPRGLSAGLRVGF
- a CDS encoding MmcQ/YjbR family DNA-binding protein, yielding MNTETIRDYCIAKPGVTESFPFGGDALVFKVGGKMFALLATESQPTTINLKCDPERAVQLREEHSAVTPGYHMNKTHWNTITIDGRVRTADVQEWIDHSYELVKKSLPKALQIGLI